In Camelina sativa cultivar DH55 chromosome 16, Cs, whole genome shotgun sequence, a single window of DNA contains:
- the LOC104753588 gene encoding uncharacterized protein At4g02000-like, with translation MDLGRDDPELFIPHATYAGVLARNRVSLIGRLLNPRELCPVQIRGIPLPYISEETVKFISKTLGEFVELDFNEETTSQISFIRVKIAIGITDRLRFSRRVCFESGEGALIGFEYEKLKQICTNCSRINHDSSHCPYLVPPVYQEDVPNVPVTPAFEEGEGSNIYSFLDEKHSSLSSEISSYSPISQPPRPAAPGPNMEEFLAAYPIGTRLSSSSDFRGVSSMAREDTKEKDKAKFERGECSKRRKGKQVQVENERNTRQRRKDPGIRFYLTEHEAP, from the exons ATGGATCTAGGGCGAGATGATCCAGAACTTTTTATCCCTCATGCTACTTATGCTGGTGTATTAGCTAGAAACCGTGTTAGCTTGATTGGGAGACTTCTTAACCCAAGAGAGCTATGTCCA GTCCAAATACGAGGTATACCTCTTCCTTATATTTCCGAAGAAACAGTTAAGTTTATTTCCAAAACTCTTGGAGAGTTTGTTGAGCTGGATTTCAATGAAGAAACAACTTCACAGATCTCCTTCATAAGAGTCAAGATAGCAATAGGAATCACAGATCGTCTGCGTTTTTCTAGAAGAGTCTGCTTTGAATCAGGAGAAGGAGCCTTGATAGGTTTTGAGTATGAAAAGCTTAAGCAGATTTGTACTAACTGTTCTCGTATCAACCATGATTCCTCCCACTGCCCTTATCTTGTTCCACCGGTTTATCAAGAGGACGTCCCCAATGTTCCAGTAACCCCTGCTTTTGAAGAAGGTGAGGGTTCCAACATTTACAGCTTTCTGGACGAGAAGCACTCTTCTTTAAGCTCTGAGATTTCCTCTTACTCTCCTATCTCGCAACCACCAAGACCTGCTGCTCCTGGGCCAAACATGGAGGAATTCTTAGCTGCTTATCCGATTGGAACTCGTCTTTCTTCAAGCTCAGACTTTCGAGGAGTCTCATCAATGGCGAGAGAAGATACCAAAGAGAAAGACAAAGCGAAATTTGAAAGGGGAGAGTGTTCTAAGCGCAGAAAAGGAAAGCAAGTTCAGGtagagaatgagagaaacaCTCGCCAACGTCGAAAGGATCCTGGAATAAGGTTTTATCTGACTGAGCATGAAGCTCCATGA